From Microcystis aeruginosa NIES-2549, a single genomic window includes:
- the minC gene encoding septum site-determining protein MinC, with translation MDETKTGINQEIDLETEKIEPSASVMERYAQIHLKSEGEKLVLILPKTGAGETSQDWTDILTGLKYYLRNSGQNCPARTPVHLRANNRLMDTRQLQAIATILDSAELPLHTIETQRRQTAVAAATMGYNVEQMRSNPGVFGDEQPPQSPLAEPLYLKTTLRSGVEIRHPGTVMVMGDVNPGGSIVADGDILVWGSLRGVAHAGFRGDQAAVIMALRIDLTQLRIAELVARAPALDSDRMEPEIACISEGGIRIIGAYNFSRTYTFKDQVGWVEKR, from the coding sequence ATGGATGAAACTAAAACCGGAATAAATCAAGAAATTGACCTAGAAACCGAAAAAATTGAGCCATCAGCCTCGGTAATGGAAAGATACGCCCAAATCCACCTAAAAAGTGAGGGCGAGAAATTGGTGCTAATTTTACCCAAAACTGGTGCCGGGGAGACAAGTCAGGATTGGACAGATATCTTGACAGGATTAAAATATTATCTCCGTAATAGCGGCCAAAACTGCCCCGCTAGAACACCAGTACACCTACGGGCCAACAATCGCCTGATGGATACACGGCAACTACAAGCGATCGCCACAATTTTAGACAGTGCCGAATTACCCCTGCACACCATCGAAACCCAAAGAAGACAAACCGCAGTAGCAGCGGCAACCATGGGTTACAATGTCGAACAAATGCGCTCCAATCCAGGGGTTTTCGGGGATGAGCAACCTCCCCAATCTCCCCTCGCCGAACCTTTGTACTTAAAAACTACCCTGCGATCGGGTGTAGAAATCCGTCACCCGGGTACAGTTATGGTCATGGGCGATGTCAACCCCGGCGGATCGATCGTCGCTGATGGCGATATATTAGTTTGGGGGAGTTTACGCGGTGTGGCCCATGCGGGATTCCGCGGCGATCAAGCGGCAGTAATTATGGCCCTGCGAATCGATTTAACTCAACTGAGGATCGCGGAATTAGTGGCACGGGCCCCAGCTTTAGACAGCGATCGCATGGAACCAGAAATTGCCTGTATCAGCGAAGGAGGAATTCGCATCATTGGGGCTTATAATTTTTCCAGAACCTACACCTTTAAAGATCAAGTTGGATGGGTCGAAAAAAGGTGA
- a CDS encoding four-carbon acid sugar kinase family protein, translated as MSNNRPKIIVLDDDPTGSQTVHSCLLLMRWDEDTLRLGLADNAPIFFVLTNTRALTPEKAESVTREVCHNLKTALNKEGIEDFLVVSRSDSTLRGHYPIETDVIAEELGGFDAHFLIPAFFEGGRITRDSIHYLIIDGVPTPVHETEFARDSVFAYHYSYLPDYVEEKTKGKIKADDVERFLLADIRQGSLERLQKLKNNQCGVVDGETQADLDRFAEDILTAAGEGKKFLFRSAASILTSLANLGTQPIAPESMGKYKPTGEAGAIIVGSHVKKTTQQLDELLQQPNTVGVEIDVTALRDRPDQREQLLAQVLEKVKLIHKNKQTPVIYTSRQELTFASVQKRLDFGVAVSTLLMDIVKGLPSDISFLISKGGITSNDVLSTGLSLQSARLLGQILPGVSMVRTEADHPLFPNLPVVLFPGNVGDVQALATVYQRLCQ; from the coding sequence ATGAGTAATAATAGACCTAAAATTATAGTCTTAGATGACGACCCGACAGGTTCCCAAACAGTCCATAGTTGTCTGTTATTGATGCGGTGGGATGAAGATACTCTCCGCTTGGGATTGGCAGATAATGCGCCAATTTTCTTTGTTTTGACCAATACTCGCGCTTTAACCCCCGAAAAAGCCGAGTCTGTCACGCGAGAAGTCTGTCATAACCTGAAAACTGCCTTAAATAAAGAGGGAATCGAGGATTTTTTGGTGGTTAGTCGTTCCGATTCTACCCTGCGCGGGCATTATCCGATCGAAACTGATGTTATTGCCGAAGAATTGGGCGGTTTTGATGCTCATTTCCTGATTCCAGCCTTTTTTGAGGGGGGGAGAATCACTCGCGATAGTATTCACTATTTAATCATCGATGGCGTTCCCACTCCCGTCCACGAGACGGAATTTGCTCGCGATTCGGTTTTTGCCTACCATTACAGTTATCTGCCGGATTATGTGGAGGAGAAAACGAAAGGTAAAATTAAAGCAGATGATGTGGAGAGATTTTTGCTGGCAGATATCCGTCAAGGTAGTTTAGAACGACTGCAAAAGCTCAAAAATAATCAATGTGGGGTGGTAGATGGGGAAACTCAAGCGGATCTCGATCGCTTTGCTGAAGATATTTTAACCGCCGCAGGGGAGGGAAAAAAATTTTTATTCCGTAGTGCCGCCAGTATTTTAACTTCTTTGGCTAATTTAGGAACTCAACCGATCGCACCCGAATCTATGGGTAAGTATAAGCCCACGGGGGAAGCCGGGGCAATTATCGTCGGTTCCCACGTCAAAAAAACTACCCAACAATTAGATGAACTGCTTCAACAACCCAACACCGTCGGAGTCGAAATCGATGTGACGGCATTGCGCGATCGTCCTGACCAACGAGAGCAACTCCTAGCACAAGTTCTGGAAAAAGTCAAGCTTATTCACAAAAATAAACAAACCCCCGTGATCTATACCAGTCGGCAAGAGTTAACCTTTGCCTCTGTGCAGAAACGCCTTGATTTTGGGGTTGCCGTCTCCACCCTGTTAATGGACATTGTTAAGGGTTTACCCAGTGACATCAGTTTTTTAATCAGTAAAGGCGGAATTACCTCCAATGATGTCTTAAGTACGGGTTTAAGCCTGCAATCAGCCCGTTTACTCGGTCAGATTCTCCCCGGTGTCTCCATGGTCCGCACAGAAGCCGATCATCCCCTCTTTCCTAATTTACCTGTGGTTCTTTTCCCGGGTAACGTCGGTGATGTCCAAGCTTTAGCTACAGTTTATCAACGTTTGTGTCAATAG
- the minE gene encoding cell division topological specificity factor MinE produces MNDLIDKLLAWRGSGKSGDQAKKRLKLILAHDRADLSPEILNMMRQEILEVVSRYLDIDTEETELLLESDQRTTALIANFPIRRIKRRPLT; encoded by the coding sequence ATGAATGACCTGATCGATAAACTTCTCGCATGGCGCGGTTCGGGCAAAAGTGGCGACCAAGCTAAAAAACGCTTAAAACTCATTCTAGCCCATGATCGCGCCGATCTTAGTCCCGAAATTCTCAATATGATGCGTCAAGAAATCTTAGAAGTGGTCAGTCGTTATCTTGATATCGACACCGAGGAAACCGAGTTACTCTTAGAAAGTGACCAACGAACTACCGCCCTGATTGCTAATTTTCCGATTCGTCGCATTAAACGCCGTCCTTTAACCTAG
- the minD gene encoding septum site-determining protein MinD: MARVIVVTSGKGGVGKTTVTANLGSALSQLGCRVALVDADFGLRNLDLLLGLEQRIVYTALDVVAGDCSLDKALVKDKRQENLVLLPAAQNRTKEAITADQMKDLVAQLSKSYDYVLIDCPAGIEMGFRNAIAAAQEAIIVTTPEMSAVRDADRVVGLLESEDIKSIRLIVNRLRPEMIQLNQMISVEDILDLLVIPLLGIIPDDQRIIISTNKGEPLVLEEKTSLPSMAFRNIAQRLQGRDVPFLDLMAGQEGFLTRLRRRLFGP; the protein is encoded by the coding sequence ATGGCTCGTGTAATTGTGGTGACATCGGGAAAGGGAGGAGTCGGTAAAACGACGGTAACGGCGAACTTAGGTTCAGCCTTATCTCAATTAGGCTGTCGAGTCGCCCTTGTCGATGCCGATTTCGGACTGAGAAATCTCGATTTATTGTTAGGATTAGAACAGCGTATCGTTTATACTGCCCTCGATGTGGTGGCGGGAGATTGTAGCCTTGATAAAGCTTTAGTTAAGGATAAAAGACAGGAAAATCTGGTACTATTACCGGCGGCACAAAATCGTACCAAAGAGGCAATTACTGCCGATCAAATGAAGGATTTAGTCGCCCAATTGTCAAAAAGTTATGATTATGTATTGATTGATTGCCCGGCAGGAATTGAAATGGGTTTTCGCAATGCGATCGCCGCTGCCCAGGAAGCGATCATAGTTACTACCCCAGAAATGTCGGCAGTGAGAGATGCCGATCGAGTGGTGGGATTACTAGAAAGCGAGGATATTAAAAGTATCCGTCTGATTGTCAACCGGCTGCGGCCGGAAATGATTCAACTCAACCAGATGATCAGCGTCGAGGATATTCTCGACCTCTTGGTAATTCCCCTGCTGGGGATTATTCCCGACGATCAAAGAATTATTATTTCCACTAATAAAGGGGAACCATTAGTATTAGAGGAGAAGACTTCTCTCCCTTCTATGGCCTTTAGAAACATTGCCCAACGTTTACAGGGTCGCGATGTGCCGTTTCTAGATTTAATGGCCGGTCAGGAAGGTTTTCTTACCCGTCTGCGTCGTCGCTTATTTGGGCCTTAA